TATGTGAGTGGTGCAGAATGTCAAAACCATGTTTGGGAAAAAGATGAAGTCGATCTGACTTTATTACCTATTCAAACCTGTTGGCCTAAAGATGCTGCCCCATTAATCACTTGGGGGCTCGTAACCACCAAAGGACCGCATCAAACGCGTGAAAATATGGGGATATACCGACAACAGCTGTTGAGTAAAAATCAATTGATCATGCGTTGGTTGTCGCATCGAGGCGGTGCATTGGATTACCAGGCATGGCAAAAAGCATATCCTGGAGAACGTTTTCCAATTGCAGTGACGCTTGGTGCTGATCCTGCAACAATACTCGCAGCCGTAACCCCTGTTCCTGATACTTTATCTGAATATGCTTTTGCTGGATTATTACGCGGCCAACGCACCCGTTTGACGCAGTGCATTGGAAATGATCTGCATGTACCTGCAAGTGCGGAAATTATCCTCGAAGGTTATTTAGAACCTGGGATTGAGGCGCCAGAAGGGCCTTATGGGGATCACACCGGTTACTATAATGAAGTCCAATCTTTCCCGGTGTTTACTGTGGAGCGCATAACGCATCGAGACTCCCCCATTTATCACAGTACTTATACTGGCCGGCCACCTGATGAGCCCGCCATTTTAGGTGTTGCATTAAATGAAGTATTTATTCCCTTGTTACAGAAACAGTTTCCAGAGATTGTTGATTTCTATTTGCCGCCTGAAGGATGTTCCTATCGTTTAGCCGTGGTGACCATCAAGAAGCAATATCCTGGGCATGCGAAGCGAATTATGATGGCGGTATGGTCATTCTTAAGACAATTTATGTATACCAAATTTGTAATCGTTTGTGATGATGATATTGATGCGCGTAATTGGCAGGATGTGATTTGGGCGATGACGACCCGCATGGATCCTGCACGAGATACCGTAATGATGGAAAATACCCCCATTGATTATCTCGATTTTGCTTCACCCGTTTCAGGTTTAGGCTCAAAAATTGGCATGGATGCAACAAGTAAATGGCCTGGAGAAACTCAAAGAGAATGGGGGGTGCCCATTGTGATGGATGAAGAGATTATAAAAAAGGTCAATGGCTACTGGTCGTCTTTGGGGTTGGACAAATGAAGGAAAAAACAGTTAAAGCTCTTGTAGACGATATTTCACCGTTGACAGACAGTATTATGCGCTTGGTTTTGACTCCAGAGACTTACGTAGATTATCAAGCGGGACAATATTTACAAATTATTTTTAACGAAGAAGCTTTTAGCTATTCTATTGCTAATGCGCCATTAGGATCGCATAAATATGAACTGCATATTCGACATAGCTTGGATAATCCCTACAATCAGCGGTTATTTGCCCATATCAAAGAATCGGGGGCGGTGACTCTTCGTTTGCCTTTTGGTACCTGTTCCATTGAGCATTTGTATCCAAACCGTCCTATAGTATTTATCGCGGGTGGAACTGGATTTGCGCCAGTAAAAGCGATGATCGAGCAGTTATTATCGACTTCAGATACTCGGCCTTTTGAGTTATTTTGGGGCGCTCGTTTGCAAAATGATTTATATATGGATGAAAAAGTAATGGCTTGGCAAGCTCATGTGAGTCGCTTTAACTATTTTTCTTCGGTATCAGAAGATAACGGCGTGCCGCTAGCCTCCTTGGTACTGGCCAAGCATCCACAAGATCTTGGTGAATGGCAAATAGTGATTAGCGGACCTTTTGATATGGTGTACAGTACACGTGATGCATTGGTCAATAGTGGGGTTGCACCTGCTCATTTATTCTCAGATGCATTTAGTTTTGAAGCAAAATAAGGAAGCATTTTATGGAGACTTTATACCAAATCCTAGGTCTTATTGGTGCCGGATTGATTATTTTTATTCTATACCGCGCGATAAAAGGAAGCCCTGAACAATTTAGCAAAGAAAATTTAAATAAAAGTTTTTTTACTATGGGGGTTTTGGCGCTTGTATTGATTGGTTTTATTGCGCTGTTAGTTTTAATTTTAAGAAATACATAAAAAGTAGCCTGGGTCAGGCGCAAGCCCTGACCCGGGGAATTGAGCCAGATCTTCCCGATTACGCTGCGCTAATCAGGGCTGCAAAGACCATCTAATGTGGGGGATGTGCATTACTGTAATGTCCTCCATTTTCTTTTAAATAAAATCCAATATGCGGATTGTTAATAGGCACTCGGCTGGTATCTGCGATCAACATGCATTCCTCCACATAAGTGATTTGGCTGCTGTCATCAACCAACAAGCGATACCACGGATTGCGCGTAGCAAATTCGCGTTTATGTGCTTGTGGATTATAACGACCCGAAGCCTGAAATAAGGGGTCTACATCGACAACAATCGCTCTGTAGCGGCTGTGTTTATGAATGACTAAATCTCCAATATTGAATTGTGCAATTTTGTCCATCTAAGCCTCTTTGTTGTGCATTTTGAATAATATATCGGACGAAATGAAATAAGCTTGAAGGGTAAAGAAAAGACAAAGAAAAAATAATGACTCAAAATTGATGGCTGATGAATCAAAAAGCAAATTGTTGGGCTTCTGGTTTTATGTCGGCAAATTGTTTGTTTGGGTCTTAATTTGTTCTTATTTGCTTCATTTTCTAATGGTTATCACTCTGGATTCGAGCGAAAATGAGGCAATTCAATAGTCAGTATGCCTTGTTCTGCATACGCGTGCTGAACCGCTGTCCACACTTCATCATATGAGTTGATGCCTGGAATAATCAGATAGTGAACGCAGGGATCCAGGATGCATACTTTTTCTCCAGCCGCTGCCAAGCCTTCAGCAGCTTGTTGTACACAAATATTTCCGCATATGCCAGTAAGCATGAGCTCGCTGTAGGCTTGATTGTGAAAAAACTGCAGAAATGACAGAGCACTCTCATCATAAATGGGGTTCCCTGTATTTAAAAATTGAGGATCACTTAATTCAATTTTTTCCTTAAGTTTCATTCCTGCCTCAGGAGCGGAAAAATTGATTTTAGCAAAGCGATAAATCGGGATATTTTCTTTCAGATTTTTTAGTCGTTCCTCTATGGGCTGAGAAATCGCTGCACCGATGGTGCCATTAAGGCAATGGAGTCCATATTGACCCTTATGCGGATTAAATGGCAGCAATTCATTGTGTTCAATCTTTAGTGTTTTTTGCGTATGCACTATCCCATAACTTTGCAGCATGATTTGAGCATCGATGTTGTCTAGAGTCCGTTGGAACACATGTGCATCTTGAGTGGTAATAATCTCAAGATGATGCCCAAGCCTGGGATAATCGATAATGAGTTCACTAACCGCATCAAGTAATGCCATATTACGAAACAAAGTATGTTCGCCACCCGGGGCATATAAGGCAAAGTCTTCTAGCACGAAGTCATTTTGAATGTCGACTAGTATGAGGGCTAATTTTTTTGTTTCACTGAGTTTTTTAAGGACTATATTTTTTAATTCTTCTTTTAATCTGGGATCAGTTTTATCATATTGTTGATTTATTTTTTGAAAGCGAGAAGCGGCATTTTGACGTAATAATGCCTGGGCGTGTAGGTGTTGTGTCAATCTTAATTCATTAGACATATTCATTTTATCGTAATAACAACATTAGGCTGAATAATACAAATTTAAAAAACTTATTACTATTATAGTAGCCCTAGTTTTCAGGGAATGGATGTCGGTGTACTCTACTTGGGTTTTCATTCTGAGGAGGGGTGCATCCCTTTCTGAAAGGGTTTTTTGTTGCGTAAAAATTGGATCCCCGCCTTGCGCGGGGATGATATTTAAGCTGGCAGATTACTCTAATTATTATTAAATCTCGAATAGCGTTCGGATGTCTTCCAAGGCTTCATCCACCGGAGCTTCAATTTCTTTTTGAGCTGCCGTTTTGTCAAAGAAGGGCGTTGCTCTTCCAGTCAGAGCTTTTGAACAAACCAACTTGCCTAATGTAGCCACGCTTAATAAGAAATTGCCGAGGATTACATACCATGGTGTGTGTCCACTCATCACATCATCTTGGCTGTGTAATCGTGCCTTAACTTTCATTTCAAATTGTTGGTAGGCATCTTTACTGGGAAGCCCCGCTTTATTTTGATAAACGAATTGATCGACATCTTTTGTAAGATCCGCAGCAAGTTTTGTTATTATTCCCTTTTGAGGCTCGGACAAGGTTCTTGCATAACGCTCTATATCTGTAATTTTTCCATATAAATCATGCATTTTTAGGGCATATTGTTCCTCTTTACCTTTTTTCTTTTTCAAAGCGGAAAGCGCTTGGCGTACTTGGGTAGAAAGGTTCTCTACTGCTTCAGGTCTCGCATCTGCATCCATGAGCTTCACTGCAATTCGACTCAGCGTCGCTTGCAATTTGACTCCAGGAAATTCATCAATTTGAGTCATAATTTTCTTCAGCAACGCGTCACTGTTTCCGGAGTCCACGTAGGTTTTGAATAACCCAGTATTTTCGTTAACTAACTCGTCTATGAATTGTTCGCGAAACTCCTTATCAGTTGCGTCAAAATAATCTTTAGCACGATAATACTTATTCTGGTTACGCTCCTGTTTATAGTTTTCAAGCATTTTTTTAAATTCATTGGCAAGAATCACACGTGGTTGTTTTAACTCTTCTTG
This sequence is a window from Legionella cherrii. Protein-coding genes within it:
- the hspQ gene encoding heat shock protein HspQ, with product MDKIAQFNIGDLVIHKHSRYRAIVVDVDPLFQASGRYNPQAHKREFATRNPWYRLLVDDSSQITYVEECMLIADTSRVPINNPHIGFYLKENGGHYSNAHPPH
- the ubiD gene encoding 4-hydroxy-3-polyprenylbenzoate decarboxylase; the protein is MKYSDLRDFIAQLESRDLLKRITYPVSPYLEMTAVSDRVLRSGGPALLFTNTPNHHMPVLTNLFGTVERVAMGMGEDSISALREVGKLLAALKEPDPPKGFKDAFNKLPLLKQALNMAPKYVSGAECQNHVWEKDEVDLTLLPIQTCWPKDAAPLITWGLVTTKGPHQTRENMGIYRQQLLSKNQLIMRWLSHRGGALDYQAWQKAYPGERFPIAVTLGADPATILAAVTPVPDTLSEYAFAGLLRGQRTRLTQCIGNDLHVPASAEIILEGYLEPGIEAPEGPYGDHTGYYNEVQSFPVFTVERITHRDSPIYHSTYTGRPPDEPAILGVALNEVFIPLLQKQFPEIVDFYLPPEGCSYRLAVVTIKKQYPGHAKRIMMAVWSFLRQFMYTKFVIVCDDDIDARNWQDVIWAMTTRMDPARDTVMMENTPIDYLDFASPVSGLGSKIGMDATSKWPGETQREWGVPIVMDEEIIKKVNGYWSSLGLDK
- a CDS encoding isochorismatase, producing MSNELRLTQHLHAQALLRQNAASRFQKINQQYDKTDPRLKEELKNIVLKKLSETKKLALILVDIQNDFVLEDFALYAPGGEHTLFRNMALLDAVSELIIDYPRLGHHLEIITTQDAHVFQRTLDNIDAQIMLQSYGIVHTQKTLKIEHNELLPFNPHKGQYGLHCLNGTIGAAISQPIEERLKNLKENIPIYRFAKINFSAPEAGMKLKEKIELSDPQFLNTGNPIYDESALSFLQFFHNQAYSELMLTGICGNICVQQAAEGLAAAGEKVCILDPCVHYLIIPGINSYDEVWTAVQHAYAEQGILTIELPHFRSNPE
- a CDS encoding NAD(P)H-flavin reductase, with protein sequence MKEKTVKALVDDISPLTDSIMRLVLTPETYVDYQAGQYLQIIFNEEAFSYSIANAPLGSHKYELHIRHSLDNPYNQRLFAHIKESGAVTLRLPFGTCSIEHLYPNRPIVFIAGGTGFAPVKAMIEQLLSTSDTRPFELFWGARLQNDLYMDEKVMAWQAHVSRFNYFSSVSEDNGVPLASLVLAKHPQDLGEWQIVISGPFDMVYSTRDALVNSGVAPAHLFSDAFSFEAK